Within Nitrospirota bacterium, the genomic segment TTTGTGCTTTTTCTATTACCTCGGTTGTACCTTGCAGAGTTTTGAAAAACTCCGCAATACCTGTGCCCATTGTAAAAGCCACACTGCCAAAAAGCCCTGCATAGAGCGGATAACCGACGTAATTGTACTGCCCTTGCAATAAATCAAATGGACAGTGATGAGTGGGAAGTTCATAGTAGTAAATTGAGATAAAGGATATGACAGATGCCACAGATATAAGCAAATATGGAACTGAAAGCGCAAAGAGTAAATACTTAAACACTGCGGCTTTTGTCTTAAGTGAGACGATTAATGAGGTGAGCATAATAAACGTAGCAATGTAAAACACATACATCATCGGCCTTACCGGTAAAGCGGCAAGGGCAGAGGCCACGCTTTTCTCATCGCCACTAAATAGCGAGCTGCAACAGGTGGTTACCATCTCAGGTTTCAAACCGCTAAAGTAGTCAAGTGTCAGAATAAAGTCAAGCAGTATCAATGGAGCAATAACATACAGGAGTTTATACTTAAACTTGACAAGAGGATAGTTTTCGCACCTTTGATCTATGTAGTTGATAAAAAGCCATGCCGATGAAATCAGAAAAGTCAGGATTTTGATGTATAAAACATACCATCCGACAGGGTTAGCGTTAAGAGAGCCGGTGGCACACATTGCGCCCAAAAACAGCTTGTGTATGTCATCAGCGGTAAACACAAAAAGAAAAAGCGACAGCACTTCAATTGCCAAAGCTGTGTTAATAATGGTTGCAACAAGATAGGTTTTTTTTTCAAGCGTCAGCTGTAGCTCCGAACTGCTGGTAATGTCCCAGTGCTTTGCTATGGATGCGCCTACAAAAGCCGCAAAAAGCGCCATGACAGACACAATGGCTGATGACAGCAGTAGGGCAAGCACTCCGGGGTGCAGTATCACCGTATTACAACCTCTTTAAGTAAACCGTCTCTCATTTCCACTGTTTTCATCACATACGGTGAATCATATATCAGGGGATCGTGAGAGGCGATTATAACAGTTTTCCCTTGCTGGTTAAGAGTGTGAATGATTTCAATAAAATCAGTGGATAGTTTAGTGTCAAGATGTGCTGTGGGTTCATCGGCAAGGATGATTTCGGGGTTGTTTATCAGAGCACGCGCAATGGCTACCCGTTGCTGCTCGCCGCCGGAGAGTTGTTTGGTTTTAAAATCCTTTTTGTGGATTATATTTAGCTGCTCTAACACTTTGTTAGCACGCTCTTTTATCTCTGAATAGGGAATTGTAAGAGGATAGAGTGGGAGCATTACGTTTTCCAGCACGGTGATACCCTTTATGAGATTAAATTGCTGGAATATAAAACCAAAAGTGCTTCTTCTTATCTCTGTAAGAAACCGCTCAGGGAGTTTTGCCACATCCCTTTGCCCCACTGTGATTTTTCCTGAGGTTGGACGGGACATGCAGCCGATTTGAGCTAAAAGCGTGGTTTTCCCTGAGCCGCTTGGGCCCTTAAACACTACAAACTCCCCCCTGAAAACCTCAAAAGAGATGTCCGTAAGTGCTCTCATCTCATCAGGCAGCCCTGAGTTATACACTTTAGAGACGCCTTCTACATTTACCAAAATATCCAGTTTCCTACATCCTCATGATTGTATCAGGATCAGTTATCGCAGCCTTCCAGGAAGGCACAACGGTGCTTACCACATAGGGGACAACAGTCAGAAAGAAAATTGAAAACACATGATAGATATTAATATACGGTATCGGTTGAAATGGGGGAAAGAGAACCGACCAACCCTTTAGTACAGGTCCAAAAAGCACTGCCCCAAATAAAAACACATGTATGTAAGCAAGAATCAGCCCCGTGAGAAACGACACAAGGGAGACAACCGTACCCTCCCAGAATTTTAACTTAAGCACGTCTGAGGTTTCCCACCCGATAGCTTTAAGAATACCTATCTCTTGTTTTTCCGAAGCACTTAAACCCGTGGCCTTATCCCATACAAAAATAGCAAACGCAAGCAGTGCCCCAAAAAACATCGTAACAATCATTCCCCCCCGCCAGTTAAACACACTGTCGTAGGTGCGAATTATGTCGCCTTTAAGTATCACACGGGTATCAGGAAACGCCATAGCTATTTTTCGGGCAACCGTTTGAATCTCCGTGTCGTTATAAACCTCCACGACTAAGTCTGTAGCACGGTCTTTAGGAATATCGAAAAAATCAATCAGATCATCCTTATCCATAATTATCAAATCATTGGTAAGCATTGCCGATGTGCTGTCAAAAATCCCGACAGTTTTAAATGATACGCTTCTGCTTTCGCCTAAAGTAAGAAACAAACTATCGTTATAATTTAGCCTCCTAAGCTTTGCCACACCAAAACCCACGGCACACTCTCCCTTACCCTGAGGGAGTTTGCCGTTTAGAAGTTTAAGGGTTGGCAACTCCTTCGTGAGACCAACAACCGTATAATTAGCACGGGTCAGTGAGTCGTAGTAGTAGCCCCAGTATCGGGGTTGCACTTTGCCAACGCCAGCAATTGCGGATATCGTATCAACATAGTTAAGCGGGATGAGATCATGCCGCCCAACCGATAGTCTCTGGACAATTATCTCCGGAGATTCATAAAAGGTATTCATCGCCTCTACTTTAAAAGCATTGGTAAGAAACAGTATTGAGCTTATTATGGCAATTAATATACTAAAGACTACTATTATGGCAAGGTTTTTATATTTTTTCCTTAGCAAAGAGGAAATTGCATATTCAAGTATTTTATTGTGTCCCCAGTCTGCCATAAAATTAGTTGTAGTTCCTCTTACATTTAAGCAACTGCAAGACTCTATGCTCCAAAATAGAGCAATCTTCGTTTTGCTTGCTAATGTCAGTATAACAACTGGCAACTCACTACGTCAACTCTGTTGTGCCGCCTTTTTTTTTGCAATTAACGCATGCTCTTTATCACTTTTTACACAGTTAGGTGAAATGTTAAAGGCTATAACATGTGTAATTGCTATTGATGGGGACTAATTAACCTTCTAATATATGAGCAATCTTTTATACAAAGTAGCTGCCAAAAAGGTAATACAATGTAATGGTGGAGAAAAAGGACTGGGTCCCGCAACAAGTGCGGGATGACAAAGGGCGGTTCTTATCCTGTCATTCTTGCGGAGGCAGGAATCCAGTATTTTATTTATATCTTTGAACGCAACTCGAGACCGTTGCAAAATTCCCAAAATGTGGGAAAAGTATTTCCCAATTAATACCGAGTAGCAGCCTAAAATATAATAATGATGAGATTACCACGTCGCTATCGCTCCTCGTAATGACGGATAGGTACGCCCACGCACAGCCCACGCCGTCATTGCGAACCCCCGCAGGGGGTGTGGCAATCTCATCCTTTTTCTATAACATTTTGTTATATTTTTGAACTCAACTTTGGTGTTATAATATTTTTGCAACGGTCTCAACTCGGTATTAGGTTGCTCATATATTAAATGTAAAAAAATATGATAACATTACATTCAGGTAATGATAATTTATTTAAGATATATATATTCTTTTCTGCTATCTTTTTTAATAGCATATTTTGTAACTGATATTTCATTTATAATCAGAGAATATCTTCCTATCATAGACGATTACCTGTATGGCAGGCGGTTTCCAACTAAAAGTAAGAGCACGACTCCGATACTCATTGTTGAAATAGATGACGAAACTGTTAAGCAATATGGTTATTTGCCGTATAAGCGTTCTTTATATGGCGAGGTTATTTCAAAGATTCTTGAAGGGAAACCCAAAGTCCTTGGTGTAGATATTTTTTTCTATAAGATTAGAGACCTTAAAGATGATATCAAACTTATTAAGATACTTGAAAATGCAAACACTAACGTCGTACTTGCCTATGAAAAAGATGAATTAGACAGGTTCCTATTAAACCAGGTTAACCATAAAACAGCTTATAGAAACAACGACAACGTTACCTTTGCAAACGTAAAAATAACATATTATTCTAATAATAACGAAGAGATTGCTACCAATGTCAATACCGATACTTATAAAGATAAAGACTATCTGTCATTTCCTGTTGAGGTAGTAAGCAAATATCTTGGAGGTAAAGCTTATAATCCGTATGGAGACCATGAATTTGATATTTTTTCATCTGGTATAAGACACTGTAAGCTTGGCAATATAGCTATCCCTTCGTTTTACAAAAACGCTTTTTGTTATTACACATTTATTAACTATACCGACAGGAAATTTCCTGCGATACCCTTTTGGAGAGTTAAGGACACAGAGCCAGCAGTTTTTAAAGATAAAATAGTGTTAATTGCGGCAACTGCACTCCCTTTAGGCGATATACATCCAACTCCAATCTCAAAAAAAACGCCTGGCACGTACATTCTCGCCTATACCATAGATATGCTGCTTAATGGAAATTTCATCACCCCGATAGAGGAAAAACATCAGAAAGCACTGACATTTTTAGCGGCTTTCGTAATTTCCTTAATATCGCTAACTTTAAAAAGACTACCGGCTTTTTTTGCAACAATTCTTTCCATCATAGCAATAAAGCTCGTAACGGATATGTTGTTTTATCATTACTTGTTATACATGTATTTTACGCCTTTTTTGTTTGCGCTTTTACTAGCCCATTTAATCGTTATAGTTTATACAAACACCTTGAAATCAGTGAGTTGAGCCTCTATTTGGGTGGCACTATGGAGCCTGCCGGAAAATGGTCTATCGAGGATGGGAAATCCTGAAAGGCGGTAAAAAAATCCGCTTGTGACGGATGCCTCGTATATCTGGCCTCCGTCCAAAAAGCGACATCAGTAAGGGAAAGCTCACGCACCAACTGTCGTTTAGCATCAAGCTGCCCTTGCATGTGAGTCAAAGAATAAACTGAATACGCTGAAAACATCAGTAAAAGCAGCGTTTCAAAAAACACCAAAAATATAAAGATTTTTGTCTTTACCATTGTTATATATTTTTATTGTTATTTCATATTACCATCGTGCATACCTTTGTGGCCGGACATTTCGGCTCCTGGTATATCAGAGACTGTTATTTCGCTAAACTTAAGCGCCTTGTCACCCTTATGGTCAAGCATGAACCCTTTTACTTTACTCTCTGGGACCGGCACGACCTCAGTTCCCATTGGCCCCTCTACGTTGCTTCCAATCACAAAAACCACAGAGTCTGCCTTTACTGTTTTAGCACTATAGTACTCAGTCACGTATATGTCTGATATGTCGGCCTGAGTTTTGTGTTTGTTGTATTTGGCAACGTCAAAGTAGAATTTGAACATATCCTTAGGGCCGTCAAAATACACATATGTTCCATCTTTAAACACTATTTGAGCCGCCCACTTTGGAAACGCCTTAACGAGCATACCACACACTGCACACTTATCGTTGGCGCCAGGTTTTTTTGGATCGTGTGCCCAAACAAGCGTAGTAATCCCCAATATCAAAATAAACACTGCAACATACAACATTATCTTTTTTAACATATACCCCTCCTAAGTTTGAAGTATCATAGCAGTCACTACATATGATAACACCTGAGATATGAAAAATGCTATTTTCTTTTGTGCAACAGTGCACAGTAGAAGGCAACCTGGTTAAACTGTTCTGTTTGGCAAATAAATATTAAAAGTTGTTCCTTTCTCAACCTCCGAGAGCACCTCAATTCGTCCGCCGTTTTCGGAAACAATTTTTTGCGTTACGGAAAGCCCTAAGCCTGTACCCTTTGAACCTTTGGTGCTGAAAAAAGGCTTGAAAATGTTCTCAATGGTTTCCTTATCCATACCACAGCCCTCGTCTTTTATGCCTATCAGGATTTCGTCTCCACACTGTTTTGTGATTACCTCTACGGTAGCGCCTTTTTTGTTTGCACTGGCTTCAAGTGCGTTTGACACAAGATTTAAAACTGAACGATATATGCCCTTTTGATCTATCCGGATTTCTTGTATCTTATTTTCAGGCTTAAATACTAACTTTAAACCCAGCTCTTGTGCTTTTATCTCCATCAGGTGAACTATGGACTCTGCAATATCGTTTACACTTGCTGTTGTGTACTCCGGTTGCCTGTCTTTTGAGTATGTGAGCATATCGTTTGCAAGATCAGTTAATCTGCCTATATTTTTTTCCAGCATAGAGTAACCTTTCAGACTTGCAGTGGTGTCAAGTTTTTTTATTTCTGAATTGAGAATATACAAGCCGCCCTTAAGGCCATTCAGCATGTTTTTCACACAGTGGGAAATCCCAGTGATTGCCTGCCCAATGCTTGCCATACGCTCGGCCTGCAATGATTCCTCTATCAGTTGAAAATTATGCATTGCTACTGCCACCTGACTGCTAATTGACGTTGACAGGAGTTTATCATAATCGTCAAACCCGTCCGAATTTTTCTTGTTAACCATTTGCAGTGCTCCCAGACAATTGTTTTCCGCCATAAGCGGCACACACAACGTGGAACGGGTGACAAAGCCGCTTGTATCATAAGCAAGGGCAAAAAAACTCTCCTCCTTTTTGACATCGTTTATAATTATCGGTCTCTTGTTTAATATACATTGCCCGGCTATTCCCTCACCCCACTTTATCCTGAAATTAATGAGCTTAGAGGCCTCACTGCCGCAGATGGAATGAAACACTAATTCTTTGGTTGCTTGCTCTACTAATATAATACTGCTTCCCTCCACTGCCATCATGGCATTTGTAACCTTTACTATCATAAGGAGAAGTTTATCGAGGTCACGGGTTGAGGAGTGAATAATATGAGATGTCTCTATAAGTCCCTGTAACTCCATGTCTTTAAGGTGAAGTTTCTGATCGGCTTTGCGTCTGCCATGATATTCTTTTTTTAAGTTGGTAACTTCTATAATGGCTTTGCCGCAATTACAGTATATTTCCGTACCGTGGCGATATGTTTGCAAGTCATATGTAAGGCCGCATTCAGGACAATCCATCATTATGGGTTCTGAGGCAATCTTACGTAAAAAAAAGGAGGGCTGTATGACAAAAGTTCTACCGCATAAACAACAAAAATCCTTCGCCACAGCTGACTTTTCAATTTCGAACTTTACACTACATTGCGGACATACTATTAACATTGAGTTAAGTCCCGGCCTCCAGTGGCAATATTAGTCTAAATAAACAAAAATTTCAGGGTTTTGTCAACAAAAATAATTTCTGATGATTATTGACATTTTTTTTATTATAATTTACACTTATCTATTCGTTAAATTTGGGGGGTTAATTATGAGCAAACACATTTTGGTTGTGGACGATGAGGAAGACACAAGGACGTATCTGTCCGCTGTTCTTATAGAAAAGGGCTATAGTGTTACTGTTGCTAAAGACGGCATAGAGGGATTACAAAAGGCTAAGGATGAAAAACCGTCTCTTATTGTAACCGATATAATGATGCCGGGAAAAACCGGTATTGGCTTACTGCAGGAATTGCGTGAGGATAATGATTTAAGAGACGTTCCGGTTATAATGTTAAGTGCAATCAAAGGATTTATCGAACACGCTCTCAATGAACTTGACAGTAAGGAAACCTTAAAGCAAATGGAGACACTATTGGATGATCCTGACAGCAAGTTAGAGAGATTCTTTTTACGGTTCACTTCATTCCGCAAAGTGTTACTGGTTGACAGATCAGCAATGGTGGAACAGTTCCGTAACGGGGAGTTGAAATTGATGGGCATCCCTGTGCTTCCGGACGTCTTTTTGGATAAACCGGTAGAGCCTGATGAAATTGTTCATGCAGTGTCCAAACTGATTGGACAAGCCTCCGCGTAACGGATATTAACTGACAGGGCTTTACATAGCTGTTTCTGCCGATGGGGTGCACTGTTGTGTTTAGTTGCTGTTAAATACAGTTTAGTTGTAAACTATCAGACATGTTAAAATATTTATCCCAAAAAACTGTTGAGATAGTTATTACTTTTTTAGGTATAACAGTAATCAGTTTTTTTATAATACATCTGGCTCCCGGTAAACCCACAGACGTGTTGGCTGAGCTAAACCCAAAAATTACGCCTGAGGCAAGGGCTCGCCTTGAGAAATTCTACGGGCTGGATAAACCCCTGTATTTGCAGTATGCGCTCTGGCTTAAACGCATTGTAAAACTTGACTTCGGTAACTCCTTCTCATCAGACCATCGTCCGGTGTGGGATAAAATCCGGCAGCGCCTTCCGGTTACACTTTCTATAAACATAATCTCACTCTCCATAATATTTATAATTGCGCTTCCTACCGGCATATACTCCGCTATTGCCAGATATTCACTATACGATAAGGTGATGACGTTAATAGTGTTTACCGGGTTTGCGATGCCCGGATTTTGGCTTGCCCTGTTGCTTATGATGTTTTTTGGAGTACATCTCGGTATTTTACCAATATCGGGGCTAAAGTCTATAAACTACGATTTTTTAACAACAACCGGCAAACTTGCCGATATGGGAAAGCATCTGATAATGCCTATATTTGTATCGGCTTTTGGAGGTATTGCCTCCATTTCCCGTTACATGAGAAGTTCAATGCTTGAAGTAATCCGTGAGGACTATATGGTAACGGCTAAGGCCAAGGGGTTAAGCGACAATCGTATTACTTACATTCATGGCGCCCGGAATGCACTTCTTCCTATAGTCACAATCCTTGGACTTTCTGTGCCCGGACTGATTGGCGGCAGTGTAATCTTTGAGCAGGTGTTTTCAATTCCCGGGATGGGACAGCTTTTTTACATGGCCGTAATGACCCGCGACTATCCCCTTGTTATGGGGGTGCTGACTATTGGTGCTGTGTTGACTCTGGTCGGCAATCTCCTTGCCGACAC encodes:
- a CDS encoding ABC transporter ATP-binding protein; the encoded protein is MVNVEGVSKVYNSGLPDEMRALTDISFEVFRGEFVVFKGPSGSGKTTLLAQIGCMSRPTSGKITVGQRDVAKLPERFLTEIRRSTFGFIFQQFNLIKGITVLENVMLPLYPLTIPYSEIKERANKVLEQLNIIHKKDFKTKQLSGGEQQRVAIARALINNPEIILADEPTAHLDTKLSTDFIEIIHTLNQQGKTVIIASHDPLIYDSPYVMKTVEMRDGLLKEVVIR
- a CDS encoding FtsX-like permease family protein; this translates as MADWGHNKILEYAISSLLRKKYKNLAIIVVFSILIAIISSILFLTNAFKVEAMNTFYESPEIIVQRLSVGRHDLIPLNYVDTISAIAGVGKVQPRYWGYYYDSLTRANYTVVGLTKELPTLKLLNGKLPQGKGECAVGFGVAKLRRLNYNDSLFLTLGESRSVSFKTVGIFDSTSAMLTNDLIIMDKDDLIDFFDIPKDRATDLVVEVYNDTEIQTVARKIAMAFPDTRVILKGDIIRTYDSVFNWRGGMIVTMFFGALLAFAIFVWDKATGLSASEKQEIGILKAIGWETSDVLKLKFWEGTVVSLVSFLTGLILAYIHVFLFGAVLFGPVLKGWSVLFPPFQPIPYINIYHVFSIFFLTVVPYVVSTVVPSWKAAITDPDTIMRM
- a CDS encoding CHASE2 domain-containing protein — encoded protein: MIIYLRYIYSFLLSFLIAYFVTDISFIIREYLPIIDDYLYGRRFPTKSKSTTPILIVEIDDETVKQYGYLPYKRSLYGEVISKILEGKPKVLGVDIFFYKIRDLKDDIKLIKILENANTNVVLAYEKDELDRFLLNQVNHKTAYRNNDNVTFANVKITYYSNNNEEIATNVNTDTYKDKDYLSFPVEVVSKYLGGKAYNPYGDHEFDIFSSGIRHCKLGNIAIPSFYKNAFCYYTFINYTDRKFPAIPFWRVKDTEPAVFKDKIVLIAATALPLGDIHPTPISKKTPGTYILAYTIDMLLNGNFITPIEEKHQKALTFLAAFVISLISLTLKRLPAFFATILSIIAIKLVTDMLFYHYLLYMYFTPFLFALLLAHLIVIVYTNTLKSVS
- a CDS encoding nitrous oxide reductase accessory protein NosL, which gives rise to MLYVAVFILILGITTLVWAHDPKKPGANDKCAVCGMLVKAFPKWAAQIVFKDGTYVYFDGPKDMFKFYFDVAKYNKHKTQADISDIYVTEYYSAKTVKADSVVFVIGSNVEGPMGTEVVPVPESKVKGFMLDHKGDKALKFSEITVSDIPGAEMSGHKGMHDGNMK
- a CDS encoding GAF domain-containing protein, which gives rise to MMDCPECGLTYDLQTYRHGTEIYCNCGKAIIEVTNLKKEYHGRRKADQKLHLKDMELQGLIETSHIIHSSTRDLDKLLLMIVKVTNAMMAVEGSSIILVEQATKELVFHSICGSEASKLINFRIKWGEGIAGQCILNKRPIIINDVKKEESFFALAYDTSGFVTRSTLCVPLMAENNCLGALQMVNKKNSDGFDDYDKLLSTSISSQVAVAMHNFQLIEESLQAERMASIGQAITGISHCVKNMLNGLKGGLYILNSEIKKLDTTASLKGYSMLEKNIGRLTDLANDMLTYSKDRQPEYTTASVNDIAESIVHLMEIKAQELGLKLVFKPENKIQEIRIDQKGIYRSVLNLVSNALEASANKKGATVEVITKQCGDEILIGIKDEGCGMDKETIENIFKPFFSTKGSKGTGLGLSVTQKIVSENGGRIEVLSEVEKGTTFNIYLPNRTV
- a CDS encoding response regulator — protein: MSKHILVVDDEEDTRTYLSAVLIEKGYSVTVAKDGIEGLQKAKDEKPSLIVTDIMMPGKTGIGLLQELREDNDLRDVPVIMLSAIKGFIEHALNELDSKETLKQMETLLDDPDSKLERFFLRFTSFRKVLLVDRSAMVEQFRNGELKLMGIPVLPDVFLDKPVEPDEIVHAVSKLIGQASA
- a CDS encoding ABC transporter permease; the encoded protein is MLKYLSQKTVEIVITFLGITVISFFIIHLAPGKPTDVLAELNPKITPEARARLEKFYGLDKPLYLQYALWLKRIVKLDFGNSFSSDHRPVWDKIRQRLPVTLSINIISLSIIFIIALPTGIYSAIARYSLYDKVMTLIVFTGFAMPGFWLALLLMMFFGVHLGILPISGLKSINYDFLTTTGKLADMGKHLIMPIFVSAFGGIASISRYMRSSMLEVIREDYMVTAKAKGLSDNRITYIHGARNALLPIVTILGLSVPGLIGGSVIFEQVFSIPGMGQLFYMAVMTRDYPLVMGVLTIGAVLTLVGNLLADTGYALVDPRIRK